A section of the Humulus lupulus chromosome 2, drHumLupu1.1, whole genome shotgun sequence genome encodes:
- the LOC133818142 gene encoding 2-methylene-furan-3-one reductase-like has protein sequence MAGGSFDSIPSVNKAWIYNDYGKCSDVLKFESNVAVPQVKEDQVLLKVLAAALNPIDFKRMLGRFKSIDSPPPTVVGYDVAGVVVKVGSQVKKFKVGDEVYGDINELAAQKPKNFGTLAEYTAADDKVLALKPKSLSFAEAASLPLAIETAYQGLLRTELSPGKSVLVLGGAGGVGTLVIQLAKHVFGASKVAATASTGKLDLLRSLGADLAIDYTKENFEDLPEKFDVVFDTVGEAERGLKAVKEGGKVLTIVRPAPPAISFGVTSSGSDLDKLEAYLESGKVKAVIDPKGPFHFCNTLEAFAHLETARAIGKVVIYPIP, from the exons ATGGCTGGTGGTTCATTTGATTCCATACCATCTGTAAACAAGGCTTGGATTTACAATGATTATGGGAAATGTAGCGATGTGTTGAAGTTTGAGAGCAATGTGGCTGTTCCTCAAGTCAAGGAAGACCAGGTGCTCCTCAAGGTGCTTGCTGCTGCCCTTAATCCTATAGATTTCAAGAGAATGCTTGGCCGTTTCAAATCCATTGATTCTCCTCCACCT ACTGTTGTAGGTTATGATGTTGCTGGGGTGGTGGTAAAGGTTGGAAGCCAAGTAAAGAAGTTTAAGGTTGGAGATGAAGTATATGGTGATATCAATGAATTAGCTGCACAAAAACCAAAAAACTTTGGGACTTTGGCCGAGTACACTGCTGCAGACGACAAAGTTTTGGCTCTGAAACCAAAGAGTCTGAGTTTTGCCGAAGCTGCTAGCCTTCCCTTAGCTATAGAAACTGCCTATCAAGGCCTTCTACGGACTGAGCTTTCTCCTGGTAAATCTGTTCTCGTGCTAGGAGGTGCTGGTGGAGTTGGAACTCTTGTTATTCAA CTAGCCAAACACGTTTTTGGTGCATCCAAAGTGGCTGCTACAGCAAGCACTGGCAAATTAGACTTGTTGAGGAGCTTGGGTGCTGATTTGGCTATTGATTACACAAAGGAGAACTTTGAGGACCTCCCAGAGAAATTTGATGTGGTATTTGATACAGTTG GAGAAGCCGAGAGGGGTCTGAAGGCAGTGAAGGAAGGAGGGAAAGTGTTGACAATAGTTCGTCCTGCCCCTCCAGCCATATCTTTTGGTGTCACTTCAAGTGGTTCTGATTTAGATAAACTGGAGGCTTATTTGGAGAGTGGTAAGGTCAAGGCAGTGATTGATCCCAAAGGCCCATTCCACTTTTGCAACACTCTTGAGGCTTTTGCTCATCTTGAGACTGCTAGAGCCATTGGGAAGGTTGTCATTTATCCTATTCCATGA